A window of Oncorhynchus kisutch isolate 150728-3 linkage group LG10, Okis_V2, whole genome shotgun sequence contains these coding sequences:
- the LOC109898585 gene encoding cold shock domain-containing protein C2: MTDPSLTSPSEAPLRSPRAAPLSLSFPFLREGSRVWERGAPPQPRSLPSPLPTKRNRTYSATVRATSGPAFKGVCKSFCRSQGHGFIRPTNGGDDIFVHISDIEGEYVPVEGDEVTYKVSRIPPKNLKIQAVEVKIVHLNPGTKHETWSGQIISQLDES, from the exons ATGACAGACCCCAGCCTGACGTCCCCCTCAGAGGCCCCTCTGCGCTCCCCCCGGGCtgcacccctttctctctccttccccttcttgAGGGAGGGCAGCCGTGTGTGGGAAAGGGGAGCGCCACCCCAGCCCCGGTCACTGCCCAGCCCACTGCCCACCAAACGCAACCGCACCTATTCAGC CACGGTGCGGGCCACCTCAGGGCCAGCGTTTAAGGGCGTGTGCAAGAGCTTCTGCAGGTCACAAGGTCATGGCTTCATCCGCCCCACCAATGGCGGTGATGACATCTTTGTTCACATCTCTGA TATCGAGGGCGAGTATGTCCCAGTAGAAGGAGATGAGGTCACATACAAAGTCTCCCGGATCCCACCAAAAAACCTGAAGATCCAGGCCGTGGAGGTGAAGATAGTTCATCTGAACCCAGGGACGAAGCATGAGACCTGGTCTGGCCAGATCATCAGCCAGCTAGACGAGAGCTAG
- the LOC109897349 gene encoding phosphomannomutase 1 isoform X1 — protein MDESNGSSKRTILCLFDVDGTLTPPREKIDPKLDEFFQSLRRKVKIGIVGGSDYSKIAEQLGEGDEVIQKFDYVFAENGTVQYKDGKLLSKQVGVTEAIQNQIGEELLQDLINFCLSYMGLIKLPKKRGTFIEFRNGMLNISPIGRSCTLEERIEFSEIDKREKIREKFVAALQEEFAGKGLRFTRGGLISFDVFPEGWDKRLCLDVLEGEGLDAIYFFGNETSSGGNDYEIFNDPRTIGFTVYSPEDTARHCREIFFKAPTNES, from the exons ATGGATGAATCAAACGGTTCTTCAAAAAGGACTATTCTGTGTTTATTTGACGTGGACGGCACTCTTACCCCACCGAGAGAG AAAATTGACCCTAAGCTGGATGAGTTTTTCCAGTCTCTGCGCAGGAAAGTGAAGATCGGCATAGTGGGTGGATCAGACTATTCAAAGATCGCAGAACAGCTGGGGGAGGGAGATGAAG TGATACAGAAGTTTGACTATGTGTTTGCTGAGAACGGCACGGTGCAGTACAAAGACGGGAAGCTCCTTTCCAAACAGGTGGGTGTCACTGAG GCCATCCAGAACCAGATAGGAGAGGAACTACTGCAGGACCTCATTAACTTCTGTCTCAGCTACATGGGGCTGATCAAGCTTCCCAAGAAAAG GGGCACCTTTATCGAATTCCGCAACGGAATGCTGAACATCTCCCCCATTGGCCGGAGCTGCACACTTGAGGAGCGAATCGAATTCTCTGAAATTGACAAG agagagaaaatccGGGAGAAGTTTGTTGCGGCCCTGCAGGAGGAGTTTGCTGGGAAGGGTCTACGATTTACTAGAG GTGGTCTCATCAGTTTTGACGTGTTCCCTGAAGGCTGGGACAAGAGGCTCTGTCTGGATGTGCTGGAGGGGGAGGGCCTGGACGCTATCTACTTCTTTGGCAACGAGACGTCGTCT GGGGGAAACGACTATGAGATCTTCAACGACCCGCGGACCATTGGTTTCACAGTATACTCACCAGAGGACACAGCCAGGCACTGTCGAGAGATTTTCTTCAAAGCTCCCACCAATGAGTCGTGA
- the LOC109897349 gene encoding phosphomannomutase 1 isoform X2: MDESNGSSKRTILCLFDVDGTLTPPREKIDPKLDEFFQSLRRKVKIGIVGGSDYSKIAEQLGEGDEVIQKFDYVFAENGTVQYKDGKLLSKQAIQNQIGEELLQDLINFCLSYMGLIKLPKKRGTFIEFRNGMLNISPIGRSCTLEERIEFSEIDKREKIREKFVAALQEEFAGKGLRFTRGGLISFDVFPEGWDKRLCLDVLEGEGLDAIYFFGNETSSGGNDYEIFNDPRTIGFTVYSPEDTARHCREIFFKAPTNES; encoded by the exons ATGGATGAATCAAACGGTTCTTCAAAAAGGACTATTCTGTGTTTATTTGACGTGGACGGCACTCTTACCCCACCGAGAGAG AAAATTGACCCTAAGCTGGATGAGTTTTTCCAGTCTCTGCGCAGGAAAGTGAAGATCGGCATAGTGGGTGGATCAGACTATTCAAAGATCGCAGAACAGCTGGGGGAGGGAGATGAAG TGATACAGAAGTTTGACTATGTGTTTGCTGAGAACGGCACGGTGCAGTACAAAGACGGGAAGCTCCTTTCCAAACAG GCCATCCAGAACCAGATAGGAGAGGAACTACTGCAGGACCTCATTAACTTCTGTCTCAGCTACATGGGGCTGATCAAGCTTCCCAAGAAAAG GGGCACCTTTATCGAATTCCGCAACGGAATGCTGAACATCTCCCCCATTGGCCGGAGCTGCACACTTGAGGAGCGAATCGAATTCTCTGAAATTGACAAG agagagaaaatccGGGAGAAGTTTGTTGCGGCCCTGCAGGAGGAGTTTGCTGGGAAGGGTCTACGATTTACTAGAG GTGGTCTCATCAGTTTTGACGTGTTCCCTGAAGGCTGGGACAAGAGGCTCTGTCTGGATGTGCTGGAGGGGGAGGGCCTGGACGCTATCTACTTCTTTGGCAACGAGACGTCGTCT GGGGGAAACGACTATGAGATCTTCAACGACCCGCGGACCATTGGTTTCACAGTATACTCACCAGAGGACACAGCCAGGCACTGTCGAGAGATTTTCTTCAAAGCTCCCACCAATGAGTCGTGA